A stretch of the Equus caballus isolate H_3958 breed thoroughbred chromosome X, TB-T2T, whole genome shotgun sequence genome encodes the following:
- the PRR32 gene encoding proline-rich protein 32 — translation MACIENVLAGHVPSPIVVAADEHGNQELHPNLPLHCPSSMLKDDAESWGHPLVSLRPPFNVLADLTGEQLKRPSERTGSCIPVDSSSSRALKHPYGPPPAVAEESLATVEVNSSEGLAGRRQRGQDSINVSQEFSGSPPALMIGGTRVSNGGTERGGNNARLHAAMPRGQRFFPPRGSQVRGPPHIPTVRSGIMMELPPGNPRLAGKERLAHVSFPLGGPRHCVENWPRPIPLSSSTPSLPSCATAHCFIPPRPPSFNPFLAMPIAFAPPPVFGPPLPSYFANFPSWGMPAPASSNRENN, via the exons ATGGCTTGTATTGAGAATGT cCTTGCAGGGCATGTCCCTTCACCCATAGTAGTAGCTGCAGATGAACATGGGAACCAGGAACTGCACCCCAACTTGCCCCTCCACTGTCCGAGCTCCATGCTGAAGGATGATGCAGAGTCCTGGGGCCACCCTCTCGTCTCGCTGAGACCTCCCTTCAATGTGCTGGCTGATCTGACAGGAGAGCAACTGAAGCGCCCCTCGGAGAGAACAGGATCCTGCATTCCTGTCGACAGTTCCAGCTCGAGAGCTCTCAAACACCCATACGGGCCACCACCTGCTGTTGCAGAAGAGTCCCTAGCAACAGTAGAAGTAAATAGCTCTGAGGGGCTGGCAGGCCggaggcagaggggacaggaTTCTATTAATGTGTCCCAGGAATTCTCTGGCAGCCCTCCAGCACTAATGATAGGGGGGACAAGGGTCAGCAATGGGGGCACTGAGAGAGGTGGCAATAATGCAAGGCTACATGCTGCCATGCCACGAGGTCAACGGTTCTTTCCACCTAGAGGCTCACAAGTAAGAGGCCCTCCACACATCCCCACCGTTAGATCGGGGATAATGATggagctgcctccaggaaatCCGAGATTGGCGGGCAAGGAAAGGCTGGCTCATGTTTCTTTCCCACTGGGAGGCCCGCGGCACTGCGTGGAGAACTGGCCAAGGCCTATTCCCTTGTCTTCCAGTACTCCAAGTTTACCTTCTTGTGCTACTGCTCATTGCTTCATACCTCCTCGTCCTCCCAGTTTCAATCCATTTCTTGCTATGCCTATCGCTTTTGCTCCTCCCCCCGTCTTTGGTCCTCCACTGCCTTCTTATTTTGCCAATTTCCCTTCCTGGGGCATGCCGGCTCCTGCATCCTCAAACAGAGAGAACAACTGA